In a single window of the Papaver somniferum cultivar HN1 chromosome 8, ASM357369v1, whole genome shotgun sequence genome:
- the LOC113303811 gene encoding histone H2B.3-like: protein MAPKTVEKKPAEKKPAEKKPAEKKPAEEKKAEKAPAEKKPRAEKKLPSKDASSTDKKKKKSKKSVETYKIYIFKVLKQVHPDIGISSKAMGIMNSFINDIFEKLAAESSRLARYNKKPTITSREIQTAVRLVLPGELAKHAVSEGTKAVTKFTSS from the coding sequence ATGGCACCGAAAACAGTAGAGAAGAAGCCAGCAGAGAAGAAGCCCGCAGAGAAGAAGCCCGCAGAAAAGAAACCCGCCGAGGAAAAGAAAGCTGAGAAGGCACCAGCAGAGAAGAAACCGAGAGCCGAGAAGAAGTTACCAAGCAAGGATGCTTCATCaacagataagaagaagaagaaatcaaagaaatcagTTGAAACTTACAAGATCTACATCTTCAAAGTTCTAAAGCAAGTTCATCCTGATATTGGTATCTCAAGCAAAGCAATGGGTATCATGAACAGTTTCATTAATGATATCTTTGAGAAACTTGCTGCTGAATCGTCCAGATTAGCTAGGTACAACAAGAAACCAACTATCACTTCTCGAGAGATTCAGACTGCTGTTCGGCTTGTTCTTCCTGGTGAATTGGCTAAACATGCTGTTTCTGAGGGTACCAAAGCTGTTACTAAGTTCACTAGTTCTTAA